The proteins below come from a single Thermodesulfovibrionales bacterium genomic window:
- a CDS encoding CooT family nickel-binding protein, with protein MCEANAYVYEDGKEVLFLEGVDILIPEGERLFLRNLFGEQKTFEGRIREISLVKHKIVLERIPR; from the coding sequence ATGTGCGAGGCAAATGCCTATGTTTATGAAGATGGAAAAGAGGTCCTCTTTCTTGAAGGAGTTGATATACTTATACCCGAGGGCGAGAGACTTTTTCTCAGAAATCTCTTTGGTGAACAGAAGACCTTCGAGGGAAGGATCAGGGAGATATCCCTTGTAAAACACAAGATTGTTCTTGAAAGGATACCTAGATAG
- a CDS encoding tetratricopeptide repeat protein produces the protein MSLLEELLRKAEKRPESSDIPPQLEGLLARKNKRKKTISLIIFFSLFPGVVLVVLLFIVNQPGLSLFPEKTEPERTLLEVKNQRLEIKKQGPDSPESLAGSIATDSPQQYVINQGSQNSHNALSELNPHVMSKPVDTEKGKGESLAKEKSKFKSNEKKSELHSITSKGLIASAQEPEASDRRELLYRANSLEQRGEYEKAIEYYEQILKTDPSDHRILNQIAYLYIKLRLPDSAIHYAQRIRELRPGYVPGMINHSVALIMKGEYKEAEKVLVEIISIEPYNKTALYNLALILEKEERLGEAEEFYKRLSSAGDIRGNEGLKRLELKKSLVDKGKDEKDKD, from the coding sequence ATGAGTCTGCTTGAAGAGCTCCTAAGAAAGGCAGAAAAAAGACCTGAAAGTTCTGATATCCCTCCACAGCTTGAAGGCCTTTTGGCAAGGAAAAATAAGAGGAAAAAGACTATTTCCCTGATCATCTTTTTTAGCTTATTTCCGGGAGTTGTCCTTGTTGTCCTTCTTTTTATTGTTAATCAGCCAGGATTATCTTTGTTCCCCGAGAAGACAGAACCAGAAAGGACTTTGTTAGAGGTTAAAAATCAAAGGCTTGAAATAAAAAAACAAGGTCCAGATAGCCCTGAGTCACTTGCCGGATCAATCGCTACCGACAGCCCACAACAGTATGTAATAAACCAAGGTAGTCAGAATTCACACAATGCTCTATCAGAGCTTAACCCTCATGTTATGAGTAAGCCTGTAGACACGGAAAAAGGTAAAGGAGAATCATTAGCAAAAGAAAAATCTAAATTTAAATCAAACGAAAAAAAGAGTGAGCTCCATTCCATAACTTCAAAAGGACTGATAGCCTCAGCTCAGGAGCCCGAGGCATCTGACAGGAGAGAGCTTCTTTACAGGGCGAACTCCCTTGAACAAAGAGGTGAATATGAAAAGGCCATAGAATATTACGAGCAGATTCTAAAAACAGATCCCTCCGATCACAGGATACTGAATCAGATAGCCTATCTTTATATAAAGCTCAGACTACCTGACAGTGCAATTCATTATGCTCAAAGGATAAGAGAGCTCAGACCCGGTTATGTTCCAGGAATGATAAACCACTCGGTGGCCCTGATCATGAAAGGAGAATATAAAGAGGCTGAAAAAGTGCTTGTCGAGATCATCTCTATTGAGCCGTACAATAAAACAGCCCTTTATAATCTTGCCCTTATTCTTGAAAAGGAAGAAAGGCTTGGGGAAGCAGAGGAGTTTTATAAAAGACTTTCCTCGGCGGGCGATATCAGAGGTAATGAAGGCCTTAAAAGATTAGAGCTAAAGAAATCTCTGGTAGATAAGGGCAAGGATGAGAAGGATAAGGATTGA
- a CDS encoding DUF3842 family protein, which yields MIRIAVIDGQGGGIGHLIVKRLREEFGEAVEIIALGTNSTATTQMMKAKANKGATGENAIIYNSKKVDIIIGTMSIIIANGMLGELTPAMAEAIGSSSCPKFLLPLNQEQVNIVGIKREPLPHLVEELIGILKEHIKKEV from the coding sequence ATGATCAGGATAGCTGTTATAGATGGTCAGGGTGGAGGGATAGGTCATCTCATTGTAAAGAGATTAAGGGAGGAATTTGGCGAGGCTGTAGAGATAATCGCCCTTGGCACAAATTCTACTGCTACAACTCAGATGATGAAGGCAAAGGCAAATAAGGGTGCCACAGGAGAAAATGCCATTATTTATAATTCAAAAAAGGTTGATATTATAATTGGAACCATGAGCATAATTATTGCAAATGGTATGCTTGGAGAATTAACCCCTGCCATGGCAGAAGCAATAGGCTCTTCATCCTGTCCTAAATTTCTTCTCCCTCTGAACCAGGAACAGGTGAATATTGTGGGTATAAAACGAGAGCCTCTTCCCCATCTTGTGGAAGAGCTCATAGGGATACTCAAAGAGCATATTAAGAAGGAGGTATAA
- the ccsB gene encoding c-type cytochrome biogenesis protein CcsB: MRTLLFEIALTFYFAGAIVSIVELWMGSRATSRPVTYIAIGGFLFHTLSIIMRYLEGGYLPITNLHEASSFYAWAILLLFFFLESRYRLGLLGCFIMPLVFVLMLSSSLLPRELRPLNPLLESFWLPVHTLFAFLGNAAFALSFVIGIMYLIQEYYLKSKHPSGLFAKLPSLQSLDEINYKLITFGFPLLTLAIITGAIWSETAFGTYWRWDPKETWSLITWFIYALLLHARLIAGWRGRRAAFLSILGFIFVMFTFFGVSLLLKTYHSFRGTEPL, encoded by the coding sequence TTGCGAACACTTTTATTTGAGATTGCCCTTACATTCTATTTTGCCGGTGCCATAGTAAGTATTGTTGAGCTCTGGATGGGTTCAAGGGCAACATCAAGGCCTGTGACCTATATAGCAATTGGTGGATTCCTTTTCCACACCCTTTCAATAATTATGAGGTATCTTGAAGGAGGTTATCTGCCAATTACAAATCTCCACGAGGCATCCTCCTTTTATGCCTGGGCAATACTTCTTCTCTTTTTCTTTCTCGAATCACGATACAGGCTCGGGCTTCTTGGATGTTTTATAATGCCCCTTGTCTTTGTTCTAATGCTTTCCTCATCACTCCTGCCAAGAGAACTGAGGCCACTCAATCCCTTACTTGAAAGTTTCTGGCTGCCTGTTCATACCCTTTTTGCCTTCCTCGGGAATGCTGCTTTTGCTCTGTCTTTTGTAATAGGTATCATGTACCTCATACAGGAATATTATCTGAAATCAAAGCATCCTTCCGGTCTCTTTGCAAAACTTCCCAGCCTTCAGAGTCTTGATGAGATAAATTACAAATTAATCACCTTCGGTTTTCCTCTCCTTACCCTTGCCATAATTACAGGTGCAATCTGGTCTGAGACGGCATTTGGTACATACTGGAGATGGGATCCAAAGGAGACGTGGTCTCTTATTACATGGTTTATATATGCCCTTCTTCTTCATGCAAGACTTATTGCAGGATGGCGTGGAAGAAGGGCGGCCTTTCTTTCCATACTTGGCTTTATATTTGTGATGTTTACATTCTTTGGAGTCAGTTTGTTGTTAAAAACATATCACAGTTTCAGAGGAACAGAGCCTCTTTGA
- the mqnE gene encoding aminofutalosine synthase MqnE → MFSFAEMKKDKAEEEILKKRLSKDEALSLYTEVDIFVLGELACRMALLKNRNHAFFIRNIHINPTNLCINRCRFCAFSRSRGEPGAFEFTVEDIIEKISFYLSKDPGLREVHIVGGLHPEWKFERYINIISSIKNTFPFLQIKAYTATEIDHFSKISGLSIEKVLEVLRLNGLDIMPGGGAEIFDEGVRNLLCPEKISAQRWLEIMEIAHRMGIRSNATMLYGHGETPEHRIDHLLRLRDLQDRTGGFQAFIPLPYIQHERPLSAIDHLKIIAISRLVLDNFDHIKAYWVMLGERLAQISLLWGADDFEGTVMEEKISHEAGAITPQSLTVEEIVELIKKAGRIPAERDSFYNIIKCYS, encoded by the coding sequence ATGTTTTCGTTTGCAGAAATGAAAAAAGATAAAGCAGAAGAAGAGATTCTGAAAAAAAGGCTTTCAAAAGATGAGGCCCTCAGCCTTTATACTGAAGTTGATATTTTTGTGCTTGGTGAACTTGCCTGCAGGATGGCTTTATTGAAAAACAGAAATCATGCCTTTTTTATAAGAAATATACACATAAATCCAACAAACCTCTGCATAAATAGATGCAGATTCTGTGCCTTCAGCCGTTCAAGAGGTGAGCCAGGTGCCTTTGAGTTCACTGTTGAAGATATAATTGAAAAGATCAGTTTCTATCTTTCCAAGGATCCGGGTCTCAGAGAGGTCCATATAGTCGGAGGGCTCCATCCTGAATGGAAATTTGAGCGTTATATAAATATAATCTCTTCGATAAAAAATACCTTCCCTTTTCTCCAAATAAAGGCTTACACAGCAACAGAAATAGACCATTTTTCAAAGATTTCCGGACTTTCTATAGAAAAGGTTCTCGAGGTTCTGAGATTGAACGGCCTTGACATCATGCCAGGAGGAGGAGCAGAAATATTTGATGAAGGTGTGAGGAATCTTCTCTGCCCTGAGAAGATATCAGCTCAGAGATGGCTGGAGATAATGGAGATTGCCCACAGAATGGGAATCAGGTCAAATGCAACCATGCTTTACGGACACGGGGAAACTCCTGAACACAGGATAGACCATCTCCTTAGGCTCAGAGACCTTCAGGACAGAACAGGTGGATTTCAGGCCTTTATCCCTCTACCTTATATTCAGCATGAAAGGCCTCTTTCAGCCATCGATCACTTAAAAATCATTGCTATAAGCAGGCTTGTTCTTGACAATTTTGACCATATTAAGGCCTACTGGGTCATGCTTGGTGAGAGACTTGCCCAGATATCCCTTCTCTGGGGAGCTGATGACTTTGAGGGAACTGTTATGGAAGAGAAGATTTCCCATGAGGCAGGTGCTATTACACCTCAGTCACTTACAGTTGAGGAGATAGTAGAGCTAATAAAAAAGGCAGGAAGGATTCCTGCTGAAAGGGACAGTTTTTATAATATAATAAAATGTTATTCCTGA
- a CDS encoding lytic transglycosylase domain-containing protein, protein MALLYTSTGLSFCYKEAGAHYNIAPELLRAIALSETGEDPSKIAYNSNGSIDFGLMQINSSWIDVMELDKNALIHDPCYNVMVGAAILKYCIDRYGYNWEAIGCYNANSRPKRISYSWKIYRTLLKLKKDLNTSKGDSN, encoded by the coding sequence TTGGCATTATTATATACTTCTACAGGCTTATCATTCTGTTATAAAGAGGCTGGAGCTCACTATAATATAGCTCCAGAACTTCTTAGAGCAATAGCCTTATCAGAAACAGGAGAAGATCCATCTAAAATAGCTTACAACAGTAATGGCTCTATTGATTTTGGACTCATGCAGATAAACTCTTCCTGGATAGATGTGATGGAACTTGATAAAAATGCACTAATTCATGATCCCTGTTACAATGTAATGGTAGGAGCAGCAATCTTAAAATACTGTATTGACAGGTATGGTTATAACTGGGAAGCCATTGGTTGTTATAATGCAAATAGCAGGCCAAAGAGAATCTCTTATTCTTGGAAGATTTACAGAACACTCCTTAAGCTCAAAAAAGACCTCAATACATCAAAGGGAGATAGTAATTAA
- a CDS encoding lipoate--protein ligase family protein, with protein sequence MALDIAITESVLRGEFPPTLRFYSWIRPSVSLGYFQIIKDLSVENCQSLHIPIVRRPTGGRAILHGRELTYSFVSPYHSLFKANLYETYRLISLCFTDALIRLGLPARIEDRKRVRYGHNPLCFLSTNFGEVMLENHKIMGSAQRRFRKGFLQQGSMPYYIERHLLKKIFNNTYQLSFLDRLSGLFELLEKEGKETPDEAALKEEIIRAFESRFNIRFKIQTPSTTELKRAEELKRFLEVNKGTGYNREININLNY encoded by the coding sequence ATGGCCCTAGACATCGCCATAACAGAATCTGTATTAAGAGGAGAATTTCCTCCAACTTTGAGGTTTTATTCCTGGATAAGACCATCTGTAAGTCTTGGATACTTCCAGATAATTAAGGATTTATCTGTTGAAAATTGTCAATCCCTCCATATTCCGATTGTTAGAAGACCAACAGGTGGAAGGGCAATCCTCCATGGAAGAGAGTTAACCTACAGTTTTGTCTCTCCTTACCACAGTCTTTTTAAAGCAAATCTTTACGAAACCTATAGACTTATTTCTCTCTGTTTTACCGATGCCTTAATCAGGCTCGGTCTGCCTGCAAGGATCGAGGATAGAAAAAGGGTGAGATACGGACACAATCCACTCTGTTTTCTTTCTACAAACTTTGGAGAGGTTATGCTTGAAAATCATAAGATAATGGGAAGTGCCCAGAGGAGATTCAGAAAGGGTTTTCTACAGCAGGGAAGCATGCCCTATTACATAGAGAGGCATTTATTAAAAAAAATATTTAACAACACTTATCAGCTCTCCTTTCTTGACAGACTCTCAGGACTCTTTGAGCTCCTGGAGAAAGAGGGTAAAGAAACTCCGGATGAAGCTGCGCTTAAAGAAGAGATAATAAGGGCCTTTGAAAGTAGGTTTAACATAAGGTTTAAGATACAGACTCCATCAACAACCGAATTAAAAAGAGCAGAAGAATTAAAAAGATTCCTTGAGGTAAACAAAGGCACAGGATATAACAGAGAGATTAATATAAATCTGAACTATTGA